One Streptosporangium sp. NBC_01495 DNA window includes the following coding sequences:
- the glgX gene encoding glycogen debranching protein GlgX: MRAVWPGESYPLGATWDGVGTNFSLFSEVAERVELCLFGDDGREERVELTEVDGFVWHGYLPGIMPGQRYGYRVHGPYHPSQGHRCNPSKLLLDPYAKAVEGDVKWNEAMFSYRFTDPGNRNDEDTAPFMPKNVVINPFFEWGNDRSPRTPYHQTVIYEAHVRGLTMRHPAVPEEQRGTYAGLGHPAVIEHLLSLGVTAVELMPVHQYVPEHAMVARGLTNYWGYNTIAYLAPHAAYSGAGQRGEQVPEFKAMVRALHEAGIEVILDVVYNHTAEGDHMGPTLGFRGIDNQAYYRLHDGDRRYYLDYTGCGNSLNVRSPHALQLIMDSLRYWVLEMHVDGFRFDLASALARELHDVDRLSAFFDLIQQDPVISQVKLIAEPWDVGPGGYQVGNFPPLWMEWNGKYRDSVRDFWRGSGSALPEFASRLTGSADLYAISGRRPVASINFVTCHDGFTLTDLVSYDRKHNEANKENNRDGTDDNRSWNCGAEGPVEDPEIVNLRRRQRRNLLVTLFISQGVPMLLAGDEIGRTQHGNNNAYCQDNETSWVDWSLVKSEADLLDFVRSLSKLRREHPVFQRRRFFHGHKADDGTRDIVWLTPAGEEMSAGDWHTGYAKSLTVFLNGDAITEPGTRGERIVDDSFLLLINAHHEDMSFSLPEARYGKRWQRVLDTADEGPGESPLPEESWPAEASVEVTARSVRILRCARL; encoded by the coding sequence ATGCGCGCAGTCTGGCCGGGAGAGTCTTATCCGCTCGGCGCCACCTGGGATGGCGTGGGTACCAACTTCTCATTGTTCTCCGAGGTAGCGGAGCGTGTCGAACTCTGCCTTTTCGGAGACGACGGCCGCGAGGAGCGCGTCGAGCTGACCGAGGTCGACGGGTTCGTCTGGCACGGCTACCTCCCGGGCATCATGCCCGGACAGCGGTACGGCTACCGGGTCCACGGCCCCTACCACCCCTCCCAGGGGCACCGGTGCAACCCCTCCAAGCTGCTCCTCGATCCCTACGCGAAGGCCGTCGAGGGTGACGTGAAGTGGAACGAGGCGATGTTCTCGTACCGGTTCACCGATCCGGGCAACCGCAACGACGAGGACACCGCCCCCTTCATGCCGAAGAACGTGGTGATCAACCCGTTCTTCGAGTGGGGCAACGACAGGTCGCCGCGGACCCCGTACCACCAGACCGTGATCTACGAGGCGCACGTGCGCGGGCTCACGATGCGCCACCCCGCGGTGCCCGAGGAGCAGCGCGGCACCTACGCGGGGCTGGGCCACCCGGCGGTCATCGAGCACCTGCTGAGCCTGGGCGTCACCGCGGTGGAGCTGATGCCGGTGCACCAGTACGTGCCCGAGCACGCGATGGTCGCCCGGGGGCTGACCAACTACTGGGGCTACAACACGATCGCCTACCTGGCCCCGCACGCCGCCTACTCCGGCGCGGGCCAGCGCGGCGAGCAGGTGCCGGAGTTCAAGGCGATGGTGCGGGCGCTGCACGAGGCGGGGATCGAGGTCATCCTCGACGTGGTCTACAACCACACCGCCGAAGGTGATCACATGGGGCCCACGCTGGGCTTCCGCGGCATCGACAACCAGGCGTACTACCGCCTGCACGACGGCGACCGTCGCTACTACCTCGACTACACCGGCTGCGGGAACTCCCTCAACGTCCGCTCGCCGCACGCCCTCCAGCTGATCATGGACTCGCTGCGCTACTGGGTGCTGGAGATGCACGTGGACGGCTTCAGGTTCGACCTGGCCTCCGCCCTCGCCCGCGAGCTGCACGACGTCGACCGGCTGAGCGCCTTCTTCGACCTGATCCAGCAGGACCCGGTGATCTCCCAGGTGAAGCTGATCGCCGAACCGTGGGACGTGGGACCCGGCGGCTACCAGGTCGGCAACTTCCCGCCGCTGTGGATGGAGTGGAACGGCAAGTACCGCGACAGCGTGCGCGACTTCTGGCGCGGGAGCGGGTCCGCGCTGCCCGAGTTCGCCTCCCGGCTGACCGGGTCCGCCGACCTCTACGCCATCTCGGGGCGCCGCCCGGTGGCCTCCATCAACTTCGTCACCTGCCACGACGGGTTCACCCTGACCGACCTGGTCTCCTACGACCGCAAGCACAACGAGGCCAACAAGGAGAACAACCGCGACGGCACCGACGACAACCGGTCGTGGAACTGCGGGGCCGAGGGTCCGGTGGAGGACCCGGAGATCGTGAACCTGCGCCGGCGCCAGCGCCGTAACCTCCTGGTCACCCTGTTCATCTCCCAGGGCGTGCCGATGCTGCTGGCCGGCGACGAGATCGGCCGGACCCAGCACGGCAACAACAACGCCTACTGCCAGGACAACGAGACCTCCTGGGTCGACTGGTCGCTGGTCAAGAGCGAGGCGGACCTCCTCGACTTCGTCAGAAGCCTGTCCAAGCTGCGGCGCGAGCACCCCGTGTTCCAGCGGCGCCGCTTCTTCCACGGCCACAAGGCCGACGACGGGACCCGCGACATCGTCTGGCTCACCCCGGCCGGGGAGGAGATGTCGGCCGGTGACTGGCACACCGGCTACGCCAAGTCGCTGACCGTCTTCCTGAACGGCGACGCCATCACCGAACCGGGCACGCGCGGCGAGCGGATCGTGGACGACTCGTTCCTGCTCCTGATCAACGCCCATCACGAGGACATGTCCTTCAGCCTTCCCGAGGCGAGGTACGGCAAGCGATGGCAGCGCGTGCTGGACACCGCGGACGAGGGGCCGGGCGAGTCCCCGCTCCCCGAGGAGTCCTGGCCGGCCGAGGCCTCGGTGGAGGTGACCGCGCGCTCGGTGCGGATCCTGCGCTGCGCGCGCCTGTAG
- a CDS encoding OsmC family protein: protein MATTRTATTQWKGALLDGSGSVSLDSSGVGTFDVSWPSRAEQANGKTSPEELIAAAHSSCFSMALSHGLAQAGTPPQTVETKADVTFQPGEGITGIVISVRAQVPGLTAEQFQEAAETAKANCPVSKALSGTTISLNAELLS from the coding sequence ATGGCGACGACACGTACCGCGACGACTCAGTGGAAGGGCGCGCTGCTCGACGGTTCGGGCAGCGTCTCCCTCGACTCCTCCGGGGTGGGCACGTTCGACGTGTCCTGGCCCTCGCGCGCCGAGCAGGCCAACGGCAAGACCTCCCCGGAGGAGCTCATCGCGGCCGCCCACTCCTCGTGCTTCTCGATGGCCCTCTCCCACGGGCTGGCCCAGGCCGGCACCCCGCCCCAGACCGTGGAGACGAAGGCCGACGTGACCTTCCAGCCGGGTGAGGGCATCACCGGGATCGTCATCTCGGTCCGCGCCCAGGTTCCCGGCCTGACGGCCGAGCAGTTCCAGGAGGCGGCCGAGACCGCCAAGGCCAACTGCCCGGTGAGCAAGGCCCTCTCGGGCACGACGATCAGCCTCAACGCCGAGCTGCTGAGCTGA
- a CDS encoding isovaleryl-CoA dehydrogenase codes for MSYRRPHVTHDVFNQAHPLTGHDVSADAALMDGVEREGAGWATGELHRLGLLAGSEQAQDWGRLANEHPPVLRTHDRYGRRIDEVEFHPAWHELMAVAVDNGMHATPWSSARPGAHVARAAKFYVWSQVEAGHGCPISMTYASIAALRHSPALAADWEPLLASRSYDFGLRPPLGKRGVLAGMAMTEKQGGSDVRAGTTRAEPLGDGSYALTGHKWFNSAPMCDVFLVLAQAPGGLSCFLLPRVLPDGTRNAVHLMRLKDKLGNKSNASAEVEYHGATAWLVGEEGRGVRTILEMVNMTRLDCVIGSAAGMRHGVTQAVHHARHRGAFGRKLADQPLMRNVLADLALESEAATVLMTRLAGATDRAIAGDQAEAALRRTALAVSKYWVCKRAPVHAAEALECLGGNGYVEESQMPRLFRESPLNGIWEGSGNVAALDVLRALGREPEAREAFFAEVALASGADRHLDAATDRLRKSLDDTTDFEVRARRVAEDMALVLQGSLLVRLAPAAVADAFCVSRLAGDAGRAFGTLPAGLDLDVLVDRASF; via the coding sequence ATGAGTTACCGGAGGCCGCACGTGACCCATGATGTCTTCAACCAGGCTCACCCGCTCACCGGGCACGACGTGTCCGCCGACGCCGCCCTGATGGACGGCGTGGAGCGCGAGGGTGCGGGCTGGGCCACCGGGGAACTTCACCGGCTCGGCCTCCTCGCCGGTTCCGAGCAGGCCCAGGACTGGGGACGGCTGGCGAACGAGCACCCGCCCGTCCTGCGTACCCATGACCGGTACGGGCGGCGGATCGACGAGGTGGAGTTCCACCCCGCCTGGCACGAGTTGATGGCCGTCGCCGTCGACAACGGCATGCACGCCACCCCGTGGTCGAGCGCCAGGCCGGGCGCGCACGTGGCCCGCGCCGCCAAGTTCTATGTCTGGAGCCAGGTCGAGGCCGGGCACGGCTGCCCGATCTCGATGACCTACGCCTCGATCGCCGCGCTGCGTCACAGCCCGGCGCTCGCCGCCGACTGGGAGCCCCTGCTGGCCTCCCGGAGCTACGACTTCGGGCTGCGCCCGCCGCTCGGCAAGCGCGGCGTGCTCGCCGGGATGGCGATGACCGAGAAGCAGGGCGGCTCCGACGTGCGCGCGGGCACCACCCGCGCCGAACCGCTGGGCGACGGGAGCTATGCCCTGACCGGCCACAAGTGGTTCAACTCCGCCCCGATGTGCGACGTGTTCCTGGTCCTCGCCCAGGCCCCCGGCGGGCTGTCGTGCTTCCTGCTCCCCCGCGTCCTTCCCGACGGCACCCGCAACGCGGTCCACCTGATGCGGCTGAAGGACAAGCTGGGCAACAAGTCCAACGCCAGCGCCGAGGTGGAGTATCACGGCGCGACGGCCTGGCTGGTGGGCGAGGAGGGCCGGGGAGTGCGGACCATCCTGGAGATGGTCAACATGACCCGGCTGGACTGCGTGATCGGCTCCGCGGCCGGCATGCGGCACGGCGTCACGCAGGCCGTCCACCACGCCCGGCACCGCGGCGCGTTCGGCAGGAAGCTGGCCGACCAGCCGCTGATGCGCAACGTCCTGGCCGACCTCGCCCTGGAGTCGGAGGCCGCGACCGTCCTGATGACGCGGCTGGCCGGGGCCACCGACCGGGCCATCGCCGGTGACCAGGCCGAGGCCGCGCTGCGCCGTACCGCGCTGGCCGTGAGCAAGTACTGGGTCTGCAAGCGCGCGCCGGTCCACGCGGCGGAGGCGCTGGAGTGCCTGGGAGGAAACGGCTACGTCGAGGAGTCGCAGATGCCCCGCCTGTTCCGCGAATCACCGCTGAACGGCATCTGGGAGGGGTCGGGGAACGTCGCGGCGCTGGACGTGCTGCGCGCCCTGGGCCGCGAGCCCGAGGCGCGGGAGGCGTTCTTCGCCGAGGTAGCGCTCGCCTCCGGAGCCGACCGGCACCTGGACGCCGCCACCGACCGCCTGCGCAAGTCCCTGGACGACACCACCGACTTCGAGGTCCGCGCCCGGCGCGTCGCCGAGGACATGGCGCTGGTGCTGCAGGGCTCCCTGCTCGTGCGGCTGGCTCCCGCGGCCGTGGCCGACGCCTTCTGCGTCTCCCGCCTGGCCGGCGACGCGGGCCGCGCCTTCGGCACCCTGCCCGCCGGCCTGGATCTGGACGTCCTCGTCGACCGCGCCTCCTTCTGA
- a CDS encoding ankyrin repeat domain-containing protein, giving the protein MYQELLDAVAANDAERAERLLQSGTSADPDGAEEPTALYLASTRGRVTVVRALLAHGADPNRISGGEDEGLPLSAASAWDRVEALEALLAAGADVSGREAGGWTALLWAAANGRAGAVHTLLAAGANAEDANESGDTALTLATRRGALGVVQALLQEGVEAGRPDGDGDTPLSIAYDWLGTQLESALLEQLTEQAPEDSQFVVGRSRAKDGTDLVTVAAVGPDGTRVAELTCQRGHAAVATLLEDATGERLPFDDLVERAMPYRDVDEEAETWWTVVSSLSKRGDGETFDAAARLCANEDPRKREFAVDVIAQFGFTEDEKPYLEEALPILRRMAATEGDERVLRSVLGALGHHADPRALPEVLEIITADGWTRTQADPAALAAVLPPGHAEGLALLISMTEDPDAEVRDWATMGLAGLAENPEDGERIRDALAARLDDEDLNTVAEATRGLATRGDARAQRGADRVLAESDEDDDYIRDLVKNP; this is encoded by the coding sequence ATGTACCAAGAACTCCTGGACGCGGTGGCGGCCAACGACGCCGAGCGGGCCGAGCGGCTGCTACAGAGCGGCACGAGCGCCGACCCCGACGGCGCGGAAGAGCCCACCGCCCTTTACCTGGCATCGACCCGGGGCCGCGTGACCGTCGTGCGCGCGCTGCTGGCCCACGGAGCCGACCCCAACCGGATCAGCGGCGGCGAGGACGAGGGCCTGCCCCTGTCCGCGGCCTCCGCCTGGGACCGCGTCGAGGCCCTGGAGGCGCTGCTGGCCGCCGGTGCCGACGTGTCCGGGCGGGAGGCCGGCGGGTGGACCGCACTGCTCTGGGCCGCCGCCAACGGGCGGGCGGGCGCGGTCCACACGCTGCTCGCCGCAGGGGCGAACGCCGAGGACGCCAACGAGAGCGGCGACACCGCGCTCACCCTGGCCACCCGGCGCGGCGCCCTGGGCGTCGTGCAGGCGCTGCTGCAGGAGGGCGTCGAGGCCGGCCGGCCCGACGGTGACGGCGACACGCCGCTGTCCATCGCCTACGACTGGCTGGGCACCCAGCTGGAGAGCGCGCTCCTGGAGCAGCTCACCGAGCAGGCCCCCGAGGACTCGCAGTTCGTCGTGGGCCGCAGCAGGGCGAAGGACGGCACCGACCTGGTGACCGTCGCGGCGGTGGGCCCCGACGGGACCCGCGTGGCCGAGCTCACCTGCCAGCGCGGGCACGCGGCCGTCGCCACCCTGCTGGAGGACGCCACGGGCGAGCGGCTGCCCTTCGACGACCTGGTCGAGCGGGCGATGCCGTACCGGGACGTCGACGAGGAAGCCGAGACCTGGTGGACCGTGGTGAGCTCGCTGAGCAAACGCGGCGACGGTGAGACCTTCGACGCGGCGGCGCGGCTGTGCGCGAACGAGGATCCGCGCAAGCGCGAGTTCGCCGTCGACGTGATCGCCCAGTTCGGTTTCACCGAGGACGAGAAGCCGTACCTGGAGGAGGCGCTGCCGATCCTGCGCCGGATGGCGGCCACCGAGGGCGACGAGCGGGTGCTGCGCTCGGTGCTCGGCGCGCTCGGCCACCACGCCGACCCGCGCGCCCTGCCCGAGGTGCTGGAGATCATCACCGCCGACGGCTGGACCCGCACCCAGGCCGACCCCGCCGCGCTCGCCGCCGTCCTGCCCCCGGGCCACGCCGAGGGGCTCGCGCTGCTCATCTCCATGACCGAGGACCCCGACGCGGAGGTGCGCGACTGGGCCACCATGGGCCTGGCGGGCCTGGCGGAGAACCCGGAGGACGGCGAGCGGATCCGCGACGCGCTGGCCGCCAGGCTCGACGACGAGGACCTGAACACGGTCGCCGAGGCCACCCGCGGCCTGGCCACCCGGGGCGACGCGCGGGCCCAGCGGGGCGCCGACCGCGTGCTCGCCGAGAGCGACGAGGACGACGACTACATCCGCGATCTGGTCAAGAACCCGTGA
- a CDS encoding DUF1707 SHOCT-like domain-containing protein codes for MNDPGEMRVSDAEREAAVEWLRVASVEGRLTLGELTERTEAAYTAITQAELAVVTFDLPGGRPVPAPAYSPPPAAPGGQVRRWFVAVMSSSKRRGSWRIDKPLGAVAVMGDVLLDLRQAEVRTGGVVDIMATAVMGNVKIIVPDGVEVELDGIAVMGDKKVQVIEAPPGTNAPLVRVTAYVLMGDVKVVGDSRTKPLKKAIAAWRKQWDELRGELTGEYGHYQAGPGPHRIHPSHQEHPHPWPPAPPQPPHPPQPPQPPRY; via the coding sequence ATGAATGATCCCGGGGAAATGCGGGTCTCGGACGCAGAGCGGGAAGCCGCCGTCGAGTGGTTGCGGGTCGCCTCCGTCGAGGGCCGTCTGACCCTCGGGGAGCTGACCGAGCGCACCGAGGCGGCCTACACCGCGATCACCCAGGCCGAGCTGGCGGTGGTCACCTTCGACCTGCCCGGCGGTCGCCCGGTGCCCGCACCCGCCTACTCCCCACCCCCGGCGGCGCCGGGCGGCCAGGTGCGGCGCTGGTTCGTGGCGGTGATGAGCAGCTCCAAGCGACGCGGCAGCTGGCGGATCGACAAGCCGCTCGGCGCCGTCGCCGTGATGGGCGACGTCCTGCTGGACCTGCGCCAGGCCGAGGTCCGCACCGGGGGAGTGGTCGACATCATGGCCACCGCGGTCATGGGGAACGTGAAGATCATCGTTCCGGACGGGGTGGAAGTCGAACTCGACGGCATCGCCGTCATGGGGGACAAGAAGGTCCAGGTCATCGAGGCGCCGCCGGGCACGAACGCGCCGCTCGTCCGGGTCACCGCCTACGTCCTCATGGGAGACGTCAAGGTGGTCGGGGACTCCAGGACCAAGCCCCTCAAGAAGGCCATCGCCGCCTGGCGGAAGCAGTGGGACGAGCTGCGCGGCGAGCTCACCGGCGAGTACGGCCACTACCAGGCCGGGCCGGGTCCCCACCGGATCCACCCCTCCCACCAGGAGCACCCGCACCCGTGGCCCCCGGCGCCGCCCCAGCCTCCCCACCCTCCTCAGCCGCCCCAGCCACCCCGCTACTGA
- a CDS encoding SigE family RNA polymerase sigma factor, producing MRDRADFEHYVEQRSARLLRAAYLLCRDWGTAEDLLQTALAKAWLAWRRVGDDPDPYVYRILVNTHATWWRRRWRGEVPSEVLPEAPDGDAMDAVATREAVRQALSGLPGRQRAVIVLRYFADLPDQQIAEILDCSVATVRSQASRALRKLRVDSAAVAAITMGS from the coding sequence ATGCGCGATCGGGCTGACTTCGAGCACTACGTGGAGCAGCGCTCGGCCCGACTGTTACGGGCCGCCTACCTGCTGTGTCGCGACTGGGGCACGGCGGAGGACCTGTTGCAGACGGCCCTGGCCAAGGCGTGGCTCGCCTGGCGGAGGGTGGGCGACGATCCGGACCCGTACGTCTACCGCATCCTGGTCAACACCCACGCCACCTGGTGGCGGCGCAGGTGGCGCGGAGAGGTGCCGAGCGAGGTCCTCCCCGAGGCGCCGGACGGCGACGCGATGGACGCGGTGGCCACGCGGGAGGCGGTCCGGCAGGCCCTGTCCGGGCTTCCCGGCAGGCAGCGGGCCGTGATCGTCCTGCGCTATTTCGCGGACCTGCCCGACCAGCAGATCGCCGAGATCCTCGACTGCTCGGTGGCGACCGTACGCAGCCAGGCCAGCCGGGCACTGCGCAAGCTGCGCGTCGATTCGGCGGCCGTCGCCGCGATCACCATGGGGAGCTGA
- a CDS encoding sirohydrochlorin chelatase — translation MTWRSPGTAPGTPLVAVAHGSRDPRAAATVEDLLDLVRDARPELLVRTAYLDHASPTLPMALSGLAEAAVLPLLLTEAYHSRVDIPGALAEATARRPLLRVHAGATLGPHPLLVTALERRLAEAGVRPGEPGTAVVLVSAGSSDPRANATVAGIAGDWARLRGWRSVTAAYASAAGPTPEEAVLRLRRSGASRIVVAPYLLAPGHFADRIRRETLAAGADAVADVLGAAPEVAAVLLERYERAAHRWEALATA, via the coding sequence ATGACGTGGCGTTCCCCCGGTACCGCCCCCGGGACACCGCTGGTCGCCGTGGCGCACGGGTCCCGTGACCCGCGCGCCGCCGCGACGGTGGAGGACCTGCTCGACCTGGTACGCGACGCGCGGCCCGAGCTCCTCGTACGCACCGCCTATCTCGACCACGCCTCCCCGACGCTTCCCATGGCGCTGTCGGGGCTGGCCGAGGCGGCGGTGCTGCCGCTGCTGCTCACCGAGGCCTACCACAGCCGGGTCGACATCCCCGGCGCGCTGGCCGAGGCGACGGCCCGCAGGCCCCTGCTGCGCGTGCACGCGGGCGCCACGCTGGGCCCGCACCCGCTGCTGGTCACCGCGCTGGAGCGGCGCCTGGCCGAGGCGGGCGTGCGGCCCGGCGAGCCCGGCACCGCCGTGGTGCTGGTCTCGGCCGGTTCCAGCGACCCGCGGGCCAACGCGACGGTCGCCGGGATCGCCGGGGACTGGGCGAGGCTGCGCGGCTGGCGGTCGGTGACCGCCGCCTACGCCTCGGCCGCCGGCCCCACCCCCGAGGAGGCCGTGCTGCGCCTGCGGCGCTCGGGAGCCTCCCGGATCGTGGTCGCCCCCTACCTGCTCGCCCCCGGCCACTTCGCCGACAGGATCCGCCGCGAGACCCTGGCCGCGGGCGCCGACGCCGTCGCCGACGTGCTGGGCGCCGCCCCCGAGGTCGCGGCGGTGCTGCTCGAACGCTACGAGCGGGCCGCGCACCGGTGGGAGGCTCTGGCCACCGCCTGA
- a CDS encoding phosphoadenylyl-sulfate reductase, with product MTLVDIEVGLRQQRGTLDLQEIVESAARFLEDASALEIIRWAAATFGDRLCLTASMSDALLIDLVSRVKPGVDVLFIDTGYHFAETIGTRDAVQQVYDVNVIDVKPSRTVAEQERDLGPRLFGRNPDLCCYLRKVEPLNRALEPYLAWVSGIRRDEAATRAGVKVVEWDAKRQMVKINPIARWTQEDVDNYMADNGVLINPLHYDNYPSIGCAPCTRQVAPGEDPRSGRWAGMGKTECGLHI from the coding sequence ATGACACTGGTGGACATCGAAGTCGGATTACGTCAGCAGCGGGGGACGCTCGACCTGCAGGAGATCGTCGAGTCGGCCGCGCGGTTCCTTGAGGACGCCTCGGCCCTTGAGATCATCCGCTGGGCGGCGGCGACCTTCGGCGACCGGCTCTGCCTGACCGCCTCCATGAGCGACGCCCTGCTGATCGACCTGGTCAGCAGGGTCAAGCCCGGCGTGGACGTGCTCTTCATCGACACCGGATACCACTTCGCCGAGACGATCGGCACCCGTGACGCCGTCCAGCAGGTCTACGACGTGAACGTGATCGACGTGAAGCCGTCCCGCACGGTGGCCGAGCAGGAGCGCGACCTCGGCCCGCGCCTGTTCGGCCGCAACCCCGACCTGTGCTGCTACCTGCGCAAGGTCGAGCCGCTCAACCGCGCCCTCGAGCCGTACCTCGCCTGGGTCTCCGGCATCCGCCGCGACGAGGCCGCCACCCGCGCCGGCGTCAAGGTCGTCGAATGGGACGCCAAGCGCCAGATGGTCAAGATCAACCCGATCGCCCGGTGGACGCAGGAGGACGTCGACAACTACATGGCCGACAACGGGGTGCTGATCAACCCGCTGCACTACGACAACTACCCCTCGATCGGCTGCGCCCCCTGCACCCGCCAGGTCGCCCCGGGAGAGGACCCGCGCAGCGGTCGCTGGGCGGGCATGGGCAAGACCGAGTGCGGGCTCCATATATGA
- a CDS encoding nitrite/sulfite reductase — MTTPARSANRHHKRPRGEGQWALGYREPLNKNEENKKNDDGLNVRQRIIDVYSKRGFDSIDPADLRGRMRWFGLYTQRKPGIDGGKTAILEPEELDDRYFMLRVRIDGGRLNLAQLRVIADISNLYGRGTADVTDRQNIQLHWIEIEAVPDIWERLESVGLSTTEACGDTPRVILGCPLAGIDTDEVLDGSAQIQEIYDTYIGDPAFSNLPRKFKSAVSGCSAHCTVHEINDVAFVGVVNENGERGFDLWVGGGLSTNPMLGKRLGVFLTPDQVAPAYGGVIGVFRDYGYRRLRHRARIKFLINDWGPEKFRDVLEKEYLGYTLPDGPAPEQPRGGRRDHVGVFPQKDGNFYVGFAPKVGRLDGDKLHLIADIAERHGSDRVHTTVEQKMVILDVAPDRVDSLVAELEAADLRVKPSTFRRQTMACTGIEFCKLAIVETKVTAANLIDELEQRLPDFKSPLTINVNGCPNSCARIQVADIGLKGQLVVNDKGEQVEGFQIHLGGSLGVNPGFGRKVRGLKATSEELPDYVERVLRNFEKLKNEDETFSDWVQRADDADLK; from the coding sequence ATGACGACCCCTGCCCGGTCGGCGAACCGCCATCACAAGCGCCCGCGCGGCGAAGGTCAGTGGGCTCTCGGTTACCGTGAGCCACTGAACAAGAACGAGGAGAACAAGAAGAACGACGACGGGCTCAACGTCCGTCAGCGGATCATCGACGTCTACTCCAAGCGCGGCTTCGACTCCATCGACCCCGCCGACCTGCGCGGCCGGATGCGCTGGTTCGGGCTCTACACCCAGCGCAAGCCCGGGATCGACGGCGGCAAGACCGCGATCCTGGAGCCGGAGGAGCTCGACGACCGCTACTTCATGCTCCGCGTCAGGATCGACGGCGGCCGGCTCAACCTGGCCCAGCTGCGCGTCATCGCCGACATCTCCAACCTCTACGGCCGGGGCACCGCCGACGTCACCGACCGGCAGAACATCCAGCTGCACTGGATCGAGATCGAGGCCGTTCCCGACATCTGGGAGCGCCTGGAGTCGGTGGGCCTGTCCACCACCGAGGCCTGTGGCGACACCCCGCGCGTCATCCTGGGCTGCCCGCTGGCCGGGATCGACACCGACGAGGTCCTCGACGGCTCCGCGCAGATCCAGGAGATCTACGACACCTACATCGGCGACCCGGCCTTCTCCAACCTGCCGCGCAAGTTCAAGTCCGCGGTGAGCGGGTGCTCGGCGCACTGCACCGTGCACGAGATCAACGACGTGGCGTTCGTGGGCGTCGTGAACGAGAACGGCGAGCGCGGCTTCGACCTGTGGGTGGGCGGCGGCCTGTCCACCAACCCGATGCTGGGCAAGCGGCTGGGCGTCTTCCTCACCCCCGACCAGGTCGCCCCCGCCTACGGCGGCGTGATCGGCGTCTTCCGCGACTACGGCTACCGTCGCCTGCGCCACCGGGCCAGGATCAAGTTCCTGATCAACGACTGGGGTCCCGAGAAGTTCCGCGACGTCCTGGAGAAGGAATACCTGGGCTACACCCTGCCCGACGGCCCCGCGCCCGAGCAGCCGCGCGGCGGCCGCAGGGACCACGTGGGCGTCTTCCCGCAGAAGGACGGCAACTTCTACGTCGGCTTCGCCCCGAAGGTCGGCCGCCTCGACGGCGACAAGCTGCACCTGATCGCCGACATCGCCGAGCGGCACGGCTCCGACCGGGTGCACACCACGGTCGAGCAGAAGATGGTCATCCTCGACGTGGCGCCCGACAGGGTCGACAGCCTCGTCGCCGAGCTGGAGGCGGCCGACCTGCGGGTCAAGCCCTCCACCTTCCGCCGCCAGACCATGGCGTGCACCGGGATCGAGTTCTGCAAGCTGGCCATCGTCGAGACCAAGGTCACCGCGGCCAACCTGATCGACGAGCTGGAGCAGCGGCTGCCCGACTTCAAGAGCCCGCTGACCATCAACGTCAACGGCTGCCCCAACTCCTGCGCCCGCATCCAGGTCGCCGACATCGGCCTCAAGGGCCAGCTCGTCGTCAACGACAAGGGCGAGCAGGTCGAGGGCTTCCAGATCCACCTGGGCGGCTCGCTGGGCGTCAACCCCGGCTTCGGCCGCAAGGTCCGCGGCCTGAAGGCCACCTCCGAGGAGCTTCCCGACTACGTGGAGCGCGTGCTCCGCAACTTCGAGAAGCTGAAGAACGAGGACGAGACCTTCTCCGACTGGGTGCAGCGCGCCGACGACGCGGACCTGAAGTGA